The sequence CGTAGTTCATGTACATCATCTTCGGCGAGCCGCCCATGGAGATGGCCAGCATGGCGGCCTGCATGATCTCTTCCTTGGTGGCGCCGTTGGAGGCCGCGCCCTGGACGTGGATCGAGATGCACATCTCGCACTGCGACATCATGGCGCAGGCCACGTGGATGAGTTCCTGCGTCTTGTGGTTGATGGGGCCGAACTGGCTGATCTCCTTGGTGAAGGCGAGATAGTTGGGAAAGACGTTGCCGGCCTGCTGCTGCATCTTGGCGAGCGTGCTGGCCGCTTTTTCCGCTGCATCCATGGTTTCTACTCCCGAGGTTAGGCGTTGATCACTGCCTTTCCTTGAAAGCAAGGGGCATGCCGCGCGGAAGATTTTCAAATCGGCAGTCTTTCAAGCATGTTGCAGGGTCGCAACGGACCATGGCGAAAAAGGCGACTGTCCTGGAAGAGAACATTGGCCGGGAATCGAACACTTCGCGGCCGGGCCGCCCTGGCGCCGGAAACGGACCACCCGGCTAGAACAGGCAGTCCAGGAACGCGGACAGGGGCACGCCGCGCAGGTAGTCGTCGAGCGGCACCTCGGCCAGGTGTCCGTCCAGGCGCTCGGCCAGGGCCTGCCTGTCGTGGCGGCAGCCGGTGAGCAGGGCCTCGAGCCCGGCCACGTCGCGCACGCCGAAGTAGTCGCCGAACAGGCGGATGCGGCGGATCGTCCCCGCCTCCACGTCCATGTGCACCTCCACCACGCCCCCCGGGGTACGGGTGCTGCGCGTGAAGCCGTAGTCCGGGGAAGAGCCGTAGTTCCACTCCCAGGTGCGGTACTTGCGCCCGGCCAGCTCCTCGATGGCCCGCATCTCCTCCTCGGCGAGCACGGTGCGGCCCTGCCCGTTGTCCGCGACAGTACCCGCGACATTCCCCGACACGTTGTCCATCAGGCGGTCCATGAAGGTCCGCACGTCCATGGGCTCCGGCAGGTGGCTCGCGATGTTGGTCACGCGCTTGGCGACGCTCTTGACCGCCTTGTCGCGGTACTTCGCCGGGTCCACGCGCAGGGCGCCGGAGATGTCCGCGATCTCCGAGGCGAAGAGCAGCGTGCCGTGGTGCAGCACCCTGTTCCCCGCGATGTGCTGGGCGTTGCCCGAGAACTTGCGGCCCCCGATGACCAGGTCGTTGCGGCCGTCGAAGGCGCAGTCCACGCCCATGGCGCGCAGGGCCTCCATGACCGGCGTGGTGAAGCGCAGGAAGTCGAGACCCTCGGTCCCGCGGTTCAGAGCGATGAAGGTGAAGTTGACGTTGCCCAGGTCGTGGAACACGGCGCCGCCCCCGGTGAGTCGCCTGATCACGGGAATGTTCCGCTTGCGCACGAAGGCCTCGTCGATCTGGGACAGGGTGTTCTGGTTCCGGCCGACGATGACCGCGGACGCGTTGCGCCAGAGCATGAAAACCTCGCTATCGCTCTCGGAGAGCAGCCACTCCTCGGCGGCGAGGTTGAAGCCCGGGTCTGTCGACGGATTGAGGATGTAGCGCATGAAGTCCTCCAGCGTCGGTCCTTATGCAAGAACAGCCCCATTCGCGCACGGAGAGGTCTATCCGATCTTCACCAGGCCGCGGCGGCTGCCCGCTGACGCGATGGGAAAAGTCGCACCGCTTCCGGTGCGTTGGAGGTGGACGAGCGCTGCGCCGACGGGCCCGCGCGGGTAAGCATGGCCATGCGCTGCGGACAAAGCGCCTCTTTTCAGGCTGCCGCGGCGCTCGGCAGCGCTCTGCAGGGTGATACGGGCAGATTCCCAACGCCAAGAGGGATACTCTGCTCGCCGCTGGCGTCACCCGCGCCTCGTGAAGCGCGGTCTCCACGTTCTCGACCGTCAGGCCCCGGCGCGGCACGGTCGGGGCGGCGCTGGAGCATCGCATCGTTCACGCAGAGGCAAGGGGCAGGGATGCGGCTTTGTTTTTCAGGGACATCACTTTCCCCCCCACCATACCACGCCTCGTCATGTCTTTCAGGCCCTGCCGGGCAACCGTGCACTCGGTGCCAGTCTCGACGGACGCCAGCCGTCAGGAACGAGCGGCCTTGGCATGTGCTCAGCTTCGTTGCACCCCGCCGGCATTTTCCTGCAGCGCCCGGTTCGTTCCAGAATTCCCTGTCCGAAGACCCGGTCGATACGGATGCCCTTCCGGCCACCTACCCACTGCTTTCGTGTGGGACTCCGTGTGTGAATCCGCTTCGGAAAACGGCCACGCCTGACAGAAAAAATCCTGGGCTGGCAAGGCATAATCACAATAAATCCGACAAGAATCGCAGCACCTGCGAAGAACGGGAGCTCGGGGTGTTCCTTTTTTGAAAAACACCATCTGCCGCGTTGCTGCGAAAAGCTCAACCCCTAGCTCATGTCAAAATACGCTTCGGACTTGAGCGTTTCCTGCACTTTACAGCTGACGCTTTTTTAGCGACCTGGAAAACGGTGCCCCCTCCCCCAAAACTTTCTGATGCCGCTTCGCGGAGGCCTGTCGGGCGAGACGGTAGGTCGTTCTGTCCGTATATCAGGGCTGTAGTGTCTGCAGACGTTGTCCACAGCCAGCCCGATCCGGCTCATGGGTGCCTGTTTTTCCTGTAATGCTATGTGATTTAAAAGATAGTTGCATCCTTGGAGCCAGCGAGGCAACTCGCTGGCTCTTTGCTGAGAATGCTCAAAGGTTTTGGTGTAAGCCCCTTCCCTCAGCACGTCTGTGCTGGTCATGCGGGTCATCTACGGGCTGTTCAGCGCGTTCCCCGATGCCCTGACTGACGCCGCCCGCATTGCCAAGGCATAGGCCGCCGGGTCCGGCGAAGACGGCGGATTCGCGGACGCGACAGATCGGCCGTGCCATTCCCCGTGTCCGAAATATGTCCGCTCGGCTTTTTGCGCCATGCCAACCTATTGATATCATTCACCGCATGCACACGATGCACGGCATGCACAAATGGGGGTCACGGCGAGAAAAAGTCTTTTATTTCAGGTTAGTTGCCATAAAAAATCCCTTGAAAACCAGGTGAATGGCATTCAAGAGGCCAAGAGTTCAATTCTCTTCAGCTCCACCATCTACGAACGGAACGACGCCTGGTCAGCAAAGCTGGCCGGGCGTTTTTCGTTTGTGAAGCTCTCGCGTCTGGCGGGGCGTCTCTGGAGGCGAAACCTTTCTTTATATGCGCTGCCTCTCGGCTGAACGCATGAATGCAGTCCGCCCTTCGCTTCTTGCAGGCACCCTGCGCAGTTTCGCTGTCGCCCATCGTGTAAACTGCCTCGGTGTGCGCATGCGGCTGATGGCGCACACACCTCCCGTCTGGCTTCCCCATATCGTCGCATGTCGCGTGGAATGCACCTTCCCGCGCACCTCTACCTGCGCGAGCCCATCCTGGACGTTTTCCCGCCTGAGCCGACCAAATCATCCGGACGCAACGCCCCCGCATCCGCCGAGGATTCAACCCGCGAAGGGTAGTTGCGCCCGCCGCGCCGTCGCCGCCGCGGACACGCGCTGACGAGGCAGGCAGCTCTCTTGTCCGGCCGGCTACTATGCATGCGTGCGGGATGTACCTCGTTCACGATCTGTCGCCGTCCTCCCGCCGATGGTCGCCCGAACACAACTTCAAAAGTACCATGCCAAGGAACGATGATCGTCGGGGCGGATATTCGTCCTCGCCGCTTTTTCTGCCTGAAACATGTCACAGAAAAGAGTGGCGATGTTACAGGGATCTTGATAGTCCTAAAAAATTGAGAGCACGCCATGCTCGGCAGAAAATTTTTCCATCCATCTCGGATACTTAGTACACATTGGAAGTTATCAACATATTGCCGTAATTTCATGAGCTATGAAACAGATCATCTGTAATAGTGCGGGAGCGCTCATTGCCCGCATGCCCAGACCCGTTGCCCAGCACGGCCAGGTCTTGGTGCACGTGCGCTATTCCATGGTCAGCGTCGGCACGGAGTTGGCGTCGCTTAGGCCCGCTCCGCACCCGACACTGTCGGTCCGTGACCAAGTCAAGAATGCGACGAGCCTCGCCAGCCATTATCTGGGAAAGGCCATCCGCCATCCGGACAAAGCGTTGCGCAAGATGAAGAGCATCGCCGAGCGCCAGCTTCACCGTGCCCGCGAGCGGCTGCATCCTCCAGCCGAGGCGCGCCGTCCCGCTCCGGACAGCATGGCCTGGGTCGCCAACAACGCGCGAAGCTTCGAAAATGCCTCGGGTCGCTTGGCAATGCGCTTGACCTCGGACACAAGCGAATTCGGCTACCAGGCGACACTCGGGCCGGTGACCATCCCCGAGGGTTTCTGGCCGCTCGTCCAACTGCGGGGCACTCTTCGCGGCGGAGAGGTCGGCATGGGCATCACGGACGGAGTGGGCTCGGCCTGGCTGACCACCAAGACCTACCCCCAGGGAACATTCTCCGACGAGTTGGCCTGTCCGGCGGCCACTGGCTCCTTCAAGCTCATCGTGAGCAATGTCGGCAGCCGGGCGAGCGTGGAGCTCGACCTCGACGAGGTGGAGATATCCTTCCTGCCCCGCGACGACGCGAACCGCTATCATGCGGACACGGACGACACCGGTTGGAACGTCGGCTATTCCGCGGCCGGCGAGGTGGTGGCCTGCGGCCTCGGCGTGACGGGATTCGCAGTGGGCGACGTTGTTGCCTGCTGCGGAGCAGGCATCGCCAACCATGCGGAATACATAAGCGTCCCCCAGAATCTCGCCTGCCGCCTGCCCGCTGGCTGCGCGCTCCGCGAAGCCGCCACCGCCACGGTCGGATCGATCGCCCTGCAGGGCGTGCGGCGCGCCGCGCCGTCACTGGGCGAGCGCATTGCGGTCATCGGGCTCGGGCTCATCGGACAGATGACGGCCCAACTGCTTACCGCGAGCGGCTGCACGGTCCTCGGCATGGACCTCGACTCCTCCCGCGTGGAGCGGGCGAAGGCCCTGGGCATGAGCGGCGGGGCAAGCAGCCCGGAGGAATTTCAGAAGCTGGTGCTTCAATCGACGTCCGGTGTCGGTCCGGACAAAGTCGTCATCACTGCGGCCACGAAATCGAACGCGCCGCTGAACCTCGCCATGCAGATCGTTCGCGAGAAGGGCACCGTGGTCATCGTGGGTGATGTCGGGCTCTGCCCCGAGCGTCCGGCATTCTACCGCAAGGAAGTCAACCTGCTCATGAGCACCTCCTACGGGGCCGGCCGCTATGACCGGAGCTACGAAGCCGAAGGACGGGACTACCCCCTGCCCTTCGCCCGCTGGACCATCAAACGGAACATGCAGGCCTTTCTGGAACAGATAGCCGCCGGTCGCCTCTCCATAGACAAGCTCATCGATCGTGAGGTCGACGTGACCCAGGCGCCCGCGGCATACAAGGAGCTGGCCGAGGCCGAAGGGCCGTTGCCGCTCGGCGTCCTGCTGCGCTATCCGTCGCAGGCCGAGGAGGACGAGCCCGTCATCACCTTGCGCGGCCACCGTCCCCTGACAGATGCGCCGGTCAAATACGCCCTGGTCGGCGCCGGCGCCTTCGGCACGTCCATGCTGGCGCCGCAAATGGCCCGACACCCGAAAATCTTCCAGCAGGCCGGCGTGGTCAGCGCGGATGCCGTCCGCGGCGGCAACTACGCCAGGGCGCAGGGCGTGCCTTATCTCGGTTCCGATCCGGCGGCCATGGCAGCCCGTGAAGACATCGATCTCCTGGTCGTGGCCACGCGCCACGACCAGCACGCCCGGACCGTTATAGCGGCCCTTGCGGCCGGCAAGCACGTCTTCGTGGAAAAACCCCTGGCCACGACCTGGGACGAACTGCGGCTCGTCGACGAGGCATGGAGGCAAAGCCGCGCCCTCGCGAACCCTCCCCTGGTCATGGTGGGCTTCAATCGCCGCTTCTCACCGGCCGTTCAGGCCCTGCAGGCGGCTCTGGCCGGCCGATCCGGGCCGCTCCAGATCCTCTATCGCCTGAACGGCGGATTCATTGCGGCGTCGCATTGGATCCAGACCTCAGAAGGCGGCGGGCGCAACATAGGCGAGGCCTGCCACATGTACGACGTCTTCCGGGCATTGAGCGGCGCGCCGGTGTGCTCCATCCAGGCCGCGGCCGTCGCTCCGAACGGAACCCGCCTGCAGAACGACAATTTTTCGGCCTGCCTGACATACGACGACGGTTCCCAATCCACGCTGACGTACACGGCGCTCGGCCCCAAGGCCGGACTGCCCAAGGAGCGCATCGAGATCTTCTGCGACGGCGAGGCCTATGTCATCGACGACTACCGGAAACTCACGCGGTGTTCGGACGGCTCGATCCTCTGGGAAGGCGACGTGGACAAGGGCCACGCCCGGGAACTCGCCCTGCTGGGAGATGCCTTGACGTCCAGCGGCGAGGCTCCCATTCCTTTCGACGAGATTGTGGAGACGACAGCGGTATCATTGCATATAGAGGATATCCTCCACGGCCGCGCCACCGCATGGGAAGACGCCACCGAGGAATGCCCCCCCGTCGATGAGGGAGAGAGGCATTTGGCATAGCGACCTGAACAGAGCAAAAGTCGACAGCCTGGGAAATTGATGTCGGTTCTAATTCGTCACTCCGTGCGCCGCATGAGGAAAGCCGGCGGTTTTTGCCTCAGGGGAACGCGTCGGCTCCTGTGCGGACTCATTCCGGAGTTGGTGCAAAGCCGCATCAGGCAGTACCGTCGGAAGCAGCGTCAGAACACGGCCAGGGCTCTGCTGAAGCGCCTGGTCTCCGAAGGAAAACCGTCTCCCGTGCCCTTCGACATGGAGAGGCAAGGAGCCCTGCGGCTGGACGCTCCCGGAGCCTACCTGCGGCTCGACTACTGGGCCAGGATCAGTTCGGGAGGCAGCTACGGCCACACCTGCTACGTGGCCCACGAGTTGAACAGGGCCCGCCCCGGCCTTACCTGCTACATGGCCCATGGCTATGATCTGCTCGCGACGCTTGGCGTGCAGCAGGAAATCGTCCCGGTGCAGCATCCCACCTGCTCGGCGCTGGATTTGCTGACCCAGGGGTTCTCCGTTCTCCCCTGGCTCGAGAGCGCCCTGACCCAAAAGCGCCCCTCCTTCATCTACGAGCGCATCGTCCTGGGCAACCCCTGCGGCGCGCTCCTCAGCAAGCGACTCCATATCCCTTACATCGTCGAGTACAACGGTTCTGAATTCGAGATGAGCCGCAGCTTCGGCTCCGGTCCCATGGAGATGGAGCAGGAGCTGCAACAGGTCGAAGACTGGGCGCTCAGGCAGGCCACGGTCATAACGGTTGTCTCGGACATCATCCGCGACGGTCTCGTCGCTCAGGGCATCCCGCCCGAACGCATCCTGGTCAACCCGAACGGGGTGGACACCGAGGCCTACCGCCCGGCGACGACGGCGGAGAAGGCGGCCGAGCGTGCGTCACTTGGTTTTTCGCCCGAGGACAGGGTGATCTGCTTTTCCGGCACTTTCGGAGGATGGCACGGCGTGGACGTCCTCGCAGCGGGCATGCCCCGGATTCTCGCCCGTTCCCCGCGCGCCCGCTTCCTGCTCATCGGTGATGGGAACTTCCGCCACCTCGTCGATGAAGCCATTGCCACGCACGGCCTGCGGGACAAAGTCACATGCACCGGCCGCGTGCCGCAGGCGGAGGGCGCGCGGCTTTACCGGGCGGCGGACATCTTCGTCTCTCCGCACTCGCGCAACATGGCCTCCACCCCCTTCTTCGGCTCACCTACCAAGCTTTTCGAATACATGGGCATGGGCGGAGGCATCGTCGCCTCCGACCTGGAACAGATCGGGCAAGTGTTGCGCCCGGCCTTCCTGCACACGGAGATCTCCGCGTCGCCAGACGTTGCCGACGAGCGGGCGGTCCTCTGTCCCCCTGGGGATGTGGCGGCATTCGTCGACGCAGTCTGCGCCCTGGCGGAAAATCCGGCGCTGAGCGAAGCCCTGGGCAGAAACGCCCGCGCAGCCGCAGCCGGGGAGTTCAGCTGGGAGCGTCATGTGACCCGCCTCTGGCGTTTCGCCGGAGGCGACGCCGACGCGTCGTGGGAACATCCCTCCCCTGCCCGGCAGCCCGCGTCGCAGGCCTCCTCCGAAGCGCCAATGTCCGCCTCTTCCGTCGATCCCGCCACGTCATCCGCGACAACCGCGACGACCGCCCCAGACACGAGGCGGACAGAGTGTCCTGGTGAAGAGGCCATGGACGGCATCGCGCGGCGGCACGCTCAGGACCAGTGGAACACCAATCCTTGCGGTGCGCTGGGGCAGGTGGATTGCGAGAGTCTCGACTATTTCCTCGCTGTGGAGCGGGCGCGCTATGCGGAGCAGGACTGGATGCGCAGCGTGGTCCCCTTTGCCGACTTCGCGGGCAAGGAGGTCCTCGAGATCGGCGTCGGCCACGGCACGGACTTGGTGCAATTCGCGGCTCATGGAGCGCATTGCCACGGCATCGACATCACCGATCGCCACATGGAACTCACGCGACGCAACTTCGCCCTACGAGGCTACGACGTGGACATCCGCAGGTCCGACGCCACGCGAATCTGCCATCCGGACGCATCGTTCGACTGCGTATACAGCTTCGGCGTCATCCACCACATTCCGGAGGCGGATACCGTCTTCGCCGAGTGCCTGCGGGTCCTCAAGCCCGGCGGGGTGCTGTTCGTGGGTATGTACAATTTCTGGTCGGTCTACCATTTCGTCTCCAAGCTCTGGTACAACGGCATCCGCCAGGGCAATCTCCGTCGACTCGGATACGACGGCCTCCTGGCGACAATCGAATCAGGAGCGGACGGCATCGACATCAAGCCCTACGTCAAACTGTACAGCCGCGCTGAACTGGCACGGAGAATCCGCAAGGCGGGTTTCCGCATCGAACTTTCAGGCGGCGCGCAACTCAAGCCCTCGCACTTTTTCGCCCCCGGTCCGTGCATTGAACGCTGCTGGCCGCTTATCAAGCGCATGGAACGGCATTGGGGATGGTATGTCTATGCCATGGGACGCAAGGACAGCCAATGAGACCCAGTCGACTTTTCCCGCGTGAGCCCGTCACGCCATTTACGATTTCCGGCAATACGCCCTGCTCATGTCCGATAGCCGCGGACGGCGTCGAGAGATGATCGAGAAGGAAGGCAATGCACCCCACTGATGTCGCCATACGCGCCGAAAACCTGAGCAAGGTGTACAAGCTCTACTCCAGCCCCTTTCAATTGCTTGTGGACAAGCTGGGCCTGGGACGTTTCCTGCGCCAAGCGCCTGGGCAGCATGCCGCCCTGAACAGCGTCAGCCTCGACATCCGTCGAGGCGAAAAAGTGGCCATCATCGGCCGCAACGGGGCCGGAAAAAGCACCTTCCTGAAGCTGGTCAGCGGGGTCAGCGAACCCAGCTCGGGCACACTGGACGTGAATGGCAAGATACACGCCCTCCTGTCCATAGGGAGCGGATTTCACCAGGATTTCACGGGGCGGCAGAACGTCTACGCCTATCTCGCCAACCAGGGTGTCGCCGGCAAGGAAGCGGACTCCATGGTCGAGGAAATCATCGAGTTCGCGGAAATCGAGGATTACATAGACCAGCCGCTTCGCACCTACTCCACGGGCATGGGCGTACGGCTCATGTTCGCCGCCTCCACGGTCGTCGTCCCGGACATCCTCATTCTCGACGAGGTGCTTGGGGTGGGCGACGCCTACTTCGCCCAGAAAAGCTATGACCGCATGCAGGACATGGCGCGAAAACAGGGCACGACACTGCTGATGGTCACCCATGACATCTACTCGGCCATCAGACTGTGCGAGCGGGTAGTCTGGATCGACCGTGGGCGGGTGATCATGGATGGCAAGTCCAAGGAGGTCGTCGCAGCATACGAAAACTCCGTGAAGCTGCAGGAGGAAGAACGACTCAGGATCAAAAGCCTGCGGAAAAAGGTTGCTCCGGCCCCCTTGTCGCCCGGAGGGACAGCGGCGACACAGGGCCCGCTGTCAGGACCCACGGTGCTCGTGGAGATCAAGCCGGGCAACGGGATGTATTTCGAAGCGCCGTTCGCGCTGTCGGAAGTAGCCCTGTTCGCCGGGGAAGAGCGCATCGCCGTCTGGGAAGCAGATGCCGCGGAGGCGGAACAGGCCCTGATCGCGGAAGGCTCGCAGTGGGGCGGGCTGGTCGAGGAGAACGGCGTGCGGGCCGTGCGGGTGAAAGACCACGGAAATATTTTCCAGAAAGCTGCACTCGCGCTTTCCTTGGAGAGCGGCTCGGTTCCCTCCGACACTCCCCTGCGCCTCGGCCTCGCGGTGACAGCCCCTCGTCCGGTCAGCATCACGACGAACCTCCGAGCGGATGGCATATTCTTGAGTTCCGTTCCCACCGAAGCGGGCAAACTTTCGGGACATCGAGAGCAGATGCTCTTCGACCTCCAACCGGATGAAGCGCAGGTCAGTGACGGGAAAAACACCGGATTTGCCGGGACTGCGGATATCGTTCTGCACGAGATCAAACTCGTGCAGAACGGACGGCAAACTCTCGTATGCGAATCAGGAGTACCCTTCGAGATTCACGCCGAATATGAAATAAAGAATCCCGACTTGGCGAAAGAATTCGAACTCCTCGTTGGCATCC is a genomic window of Desulfovibrio sp. X2 containing:
- a CDS encoding methyltransferase domain-containing protein, producing the protein MPFDMERQGALRLDAPGAYLRLDYWARISSGGSYGHTCYVAHELNRARPGLTCYMAHGYDLLATLGVQQEIVPVQHPTCSALDLLTQGFSVLPWLESALTQKRPSFIYERIVLGNPCGALLSKRLHIPYIVEYNGSEFEMSRSFGSGPMEMEQELQQVEDWALRQATVITVVSDIIRDGLVAQGIPPERILVNPNGVDTEAYRPATTAEKAAERASLGFSPEDRVICFSGTFGGWHGVDVLAAGMPRILARSPRARFLLIGDGNFRHLVDEAIATHGLRDKVTCTGRVPQAEGARLYRAADIFVSPHSRNMASTPFFGSPTKLFEYMGMGGGIVASDLEQIGQVLRPAFLHTEISASPDVADERAVLCPPGDVAAFVDAVCALAENPALSEALGRNARAAAAGEFSWERHVTRLWRFAGGDADASWEHPSPARQPASQASSEAPMSASSVDPATSSATTATTAPDTRRTECPGEEAMDGIARRHAQDQWNTNPCGALGQVDCESLDYFLAVERARYAEQDWMRSVVPFADFAGKEVLEIGVGHGTDLVQFAAHGAHCHGIDITDRHMELTRRNFALRGYDVDIRRSDATRICHPDASFDCVYSFGVIHHIPEADTVFAECLRVLKPGGVLFVGMYNFWSVYHFVSKLWYNGIRQGNLRRLGYDGLLATIESGADGIDIKPYVKLYSRAELARRIRKAGFRIELSGGAQLKPSHFFAPGPCIERCWPLIKRMERHWGWYVYAMGRKDSQ
- a CDS encoding bi-domain-containing oxidoreductase, encoding MKQIICNSAGALIARMPRPVAQHGQVLVHVRYSMVSVGTELASLRPAPHPTLSVRDQVKNATSLASHYLGKAIRHPDKALRKMKSIAERQLHRARERLHPPAEARRPAPDSMAWVANNARSFENASGRLAMRLTSDTSEFGYQATLGPVTIPEGFWPLVQLRGTLRGGEVGMGITDGVGSAWLTTKTYPQGTFSDELACPAATGSFKLIVSNVGSRASVELDLDEVEISFLPRDDANRYHADTDDTGWNVGYSAAGEVVACGLGVTGFAVGDVVACCGAGIANHAEYISVPQNLACRLPAGCALREAATATVGSIALQGVRRAAPSLGERIAVIGLGLIGQMTAQLLTASGCTVLGMDLDSSRVERAKALGMSGGASSPEEFQKLVLQSTSGVGPDKVVITAATKSNAPLNLAMQIVREKGTVVIVGDVGLCPERPAFYRKEVNLLMSTSYGAGRYDRSYEAEGRDYPLPFARWTIKRNMQAFLEQIAAGRLSIDKLIDREVDVTQAPAAYKELAEAEGPLPLGVLLRYPSQAEEDEPVITLRGHRPLTDAPVKYALVGAGAFGTSMLAPQMARHPKIFQQAGVVSADAVRGGNYARAQGVPYLGSDPAAMAAREDIDLLVVATRHDQHARTVIAALAAGKHVFVEKPLATTWDELRLVDEAWRQSRALANPPLVMVGFNRRFSPAVQALQAALAGRSGPLQILYRLNGGFIAASHWIQTSEGGGRNIGEACHMYDVFRALSGAPVCSIQAAAVAPNGTRLQNDNFSACLTYDDGSQSTLTYTALGPKAGLPKERIEIFCDGEAYVIDDYRKLTRCSDGSILWEGDVDKGHARELALLGDALTSSGEAPIPFDEIVETTAVSLHIEDILHGRATAWEDATEECPPVDEGERHLA
- a CDS encoding carboxymuconolactone decarboxylase family protein → MDAAEKAASTLAKMQQQAGNVFPNYLAFTKEISQFGPINHKTQELIHVACAMMSQCEMCISIHVQGAASNGATKEEIMQAAMLAISMGGSPKMMYMNYVFEELEDLFD
- a CDS encoding lipoate--protein ligase, whose amino-acid sequence is MRYILNPSTDPGFNLAAEEWLLSESDSEVFMLWRNASAVIVGRNQNTLSQIDEAFVRKRNIPVIRRLTGGGAVFHDLGNVNFTFIALNRGTEGLDFLRFTTPVMEALRAMGVDCAFDGRNDLVIGGRKFSGNAQHIAGNRVLHHGTLLFASEIADISGALRVDPAKYRDKAVKSVAKRVTNIASHLPEPMDVRTFMDRLMDNVSGNVAGTVADNGQGRTVLAEEEMRAIEELAGRKYRTWEWNYGSSPDYGFTRSTRTPGGVVEVHMDVEAGTIRRIRLFGDYFGVRDVAGLEALLTGCRHDRQALAERLDGHLAEVPLDDYLRGVPLSAFLDCLF
- a CDS encoding ABC transporter ATP-binding protein → MHPTDVAIRAENLSKVYKLYSSPFQLLVDKLGLGRFLRQAPGQHAALNSVSLDIRRGEKVAIIGRNGAGKSTFLKLVSGVSEPSSGTLDVNGKIHALLSIGSGFHQDFTGRQNVYAYLANQGVAGKEADSMVEEIIEFAEIEDYIDQPLRTYSTGMGVRLMFAASTVVVPDILILDEVLGVGDAYFAQKSYDRMQDMARKQGTTLLMVTHDIYSAIRLCERVVWIDRGRVIMDGKSKEVVAAYENSVKLQEEERLRIKSLRKKVAPAPLSPGGTAATQGPLSGPTVLVEIKPGNGMYFEAPFALSEVALFAGEERIAVWEADAAEAEQALIAEGSQWGGLVEENGVRAVRVKDHGNIFQKAALALSLESGSVPSDTPLRLGLAVTAPRPVSITTNLRADGIFLSSVPTEAGKLSGHREQMLFDLQPDEAQVSDGKNTGFAGTADIVLHEIKLVQNGRQTLVCESGVPFEIHAEYEIKNPDLAKEFELLVGIHADGVREICRVFAGHQRTPERKLGKLSIPMSDISLGNGEYSLSIAVAKSGYYEDEREIFYSINHDLYCCYIRHINTTMIGSSTFLKNPVLVYRANIISDQ